Proteins found in one Brevibacillus brevis genomic segment:
- a CDS encoding energy-coupling factor transporter ATPase: MQITFDQVSHIYAKGTPFERVALHNISVTIPSGSFVGIIGQTGSGKSTLIQHLNGLLMPSSGQITLGDAVITPKRRLPHAKRRDIGLVFQYPEHQLFEETVAKDVAFGPLNFDLPTEMVKARVKESLEIVGLDYATIKDRSPFHLSGGQMRRVALAGVLAMQPKVLVLDEPTAGLDPAGRVTILEGIYRIHQEQNLTTLLVTHSMEEAARYADYLLVMAKGQVALQGKPEEVFMQVERLRELSLDVPETVAFVSQMNQMLPDKASLPSSLYREEELIAHLLERLSVPKEG; encoded by the coding sequence AAGCCATATCTACGCAAAGGGAACACCGTTCGAACGAGTTGCCTTACACAATATTTCGGTGACGATTCCATCCGGTTCGTTTGTCGGAATTATAGGCCAGACGGGCTCAGGTAAGTCAACGCTGATTCAGCATTTGAACGGGTTGCTGATGCCTAGTTCAGGGCAGATTACCCTGGGTGATGCGGTCATTACTCCAAAGCGACGATTACCCCATGCTAAAAGGCGCGATATTGGGCTCGTCTTTCAATATCCTGAACATCAGTTGTTTGAAGAAACGGTTGCGAAGGATGTTGCTTTTGGACCGCTCAATTTTGACTTGCCAACGGAAATGGTGAAAGCCCGCGTAAAGGAGTCCCTTGAAATTGTTGGCCTGGATTATGCCACGATCAAGGATCGTTCGCCATTTCATTTAAGTGGCGGACAAATGCGACGTGTTGCTTTGGCTGGTGTTCTTGCCATGCAGCCGAAGGTTCTGGTATTGGATGAACCAACTGCGGGTCTTGATCCTGCGGGACGAGTCACGATTCTGGAAGGGATCTACCGGATTCATCAGGAACAAAACCTCACGACACTATTGGTTACACACAGCATGGAAGAGGCAGCCCGCTATGCAGACTATTTGCTTGTGATGGCAAAAGGTCAAGTAGCTTTGCAGGGGAAGCCAGAGGAAGTATTCATGCAAGTGGAGCGTCTCCGAGAACTGTCTTTGGATGTACCGGAAACGGTGGCTTTCGTATCGCAAATGAATCAAATGCTGCCGGACAAGGCTAGTCTGCCGAGCTCCCTTTATCGGGAGGAAGAGCTGATTGCCCATCTGCTGGAACGACTGTCCGTACCAAAGGAGGGCTAG